In Methanosarcina barkeri MS, a single window of DNA contains:
- a CDS encoding MBL fold metallo-hydrolase has translation MSSSEDKRLNSGSLKSKRPECEKSYTVKSYTFKSYTVISIPMGHSNSYLIVSAGMEILVDAGFPGKIKNIQIALEQNNLVFQNIVMIILTHTHYDHTGCLAEIKKRSGAKVLVHASEERCLEKGITPFPRGTMWSSKMISEIGNSLMVSKSKYQPVNPDIVIGNEYDLGKYIPGAKVISTPGHTVGSISLVIGNEAAFVGDTLFNVMPWSIFPPFADDIHELLESWQTLIAANCRTYFPGHGRPVSLQKLKISYEKKTKRSKEDL, from the coding sequence ATGAGTTCCAGCGAAGACAAGCGACTAAATAGTGGGAGCTTGAAAAGTAAAAGACCAGAATGCGAGAAGTCTTACACTGTTAAGTCATACACTTTTAAGTCTTACACTGTTATTAGTATCCCAATGGGACACTCAAACTCTTATCTAATAGTTTCAGCTGGTATGGAGATTCTTGTGGATGCAGGATTTCCGGGCAAAATCAAAAACATTCAAATTGCTCTCGAACAAAACAACCTTGTTTTTCAGAATATAGTTATGATCATTCTCACCCACACTCATTATGATCATACAGGCTGCCTTGCCGAAATAAAAAAACGAAGCGGGGCAAAAGTTCTGGTTCATGCATCAGAAGAAAGATGCCTGGAAAAGGGTATAACGCCCTTTCCGAGAGGTACCATGTGGTCCTCAAAAATGATATCGGAAATTGGGAACTCCTTGATGGTCTCTAAATCAAAATATCAGCCTGTCAATCCTGATATAGTGATAGGGAACGAATATGACCTTGGAAAATATATCCCTGGTGCAAAAGTCATTTCCACACCTGGCCATACCGTAGGTTCGATAAGCCTTGTGATTGGAAATGAAGCTGCATTCGTAGGAGATACACTTTTCAATGTTATGCCCTGGAGTATCTTTCCACCTTTTGCAGATGACATCCACGAACTTCTAGAAAGCTGGCAGACATTGATTGCTGCAAACTGCAGGACATATTTTCCAGGTCACGGCAGACCCGTATCTCTCCAGAAACTAAAAATTTCATACGAAAAAAAGACAAAAAGAAGTAAAGAAGACCTTTGA
- a CDS encoding AMP phosphorylase: MQLKLEHFNIKIGQHKILLNIADAKELGVNPGDRVRIRGHESLSAIVDTTDDLVPPGTLGVFSEVYEHFVSWDKPVEVVPAFRSKSTSVIKKMMDKKPVAQAEIKTLVNDIVEENLSEIELSAFITSSYIHGMTDDEVEWLTRAMIESGDTIEFDTHPIMDKHSIGGVPGNKISLLVVPIIAANGLLIPKTSSRAITGAGGTADLMEVLCPVEFSSQEVKEITEKVGGALVWGGATNIAPADDKLIRIEYPLSIDPYYQMLASIMAKKGAIGADNVVMDIPVGPSTKVPTVQEGQKLARDLINLGHRLGMNVECAITYGSSPIGRKVGPSLEVREALKVLESMEGPNSLIEKSAALAGILLEMGGAAPRDRGKEVALETLRSGKALEKMKQIIEAQGGDPKITSADIQVGQYTADILASADGYVIEFDNKWIIEIARLAGAPNDKGAGVAIHKKMGESVKKGDPILTIYAEKEFKLDTALTTAQRTNPIVVEGMLLKRIPGTYGFQ, translated from the coding sequence ATGCAATTGAAGTTAGAACATTTTAACATAAAAATAGGGCAGCACAAGATATTACTAAATATTGCCGACGCAAAGGAACTTGGAGTTAATCCGGGGGACAGGGTACGTATTCGCGGGCATGAGAGCCTTTCTGCAATTGTGGATACAACGGATGATCTGGTTCCTCCAGGCACGCTGGGCGTTTTTTCCGAGGTATATGAGCACTTTGTGTCCTGGGATAAGCCGGTGGAAGTTGTTCCGGCATTCCGTTCAAAATCCACATCCGTGATCAAGAAAATGATGGATAAAAAACCTGTTGCGCAGGCAGAGATTAAAACACTCGTAAACGATATCGTGGAAGAAAATCTCAGCGAGATCGAACTCTCGGCTTTTATAACATCTTCTTATATTCACGGAATGACCGACGACGAGGTCGAATGGCTTACAAGGGCTATGATTGAGAGCGGAGACACGATTGAGTTTGACACTCATCCTATAATGGACAAACACTCGATAGGAGGAGTGCCCGGAAACAAGATCTCCCTTCTTGTTGTTCCTATTATCGCTGCAAATGGGCTTCTTATTCCAAAGACGAGTTCCAGGGCGATTACAGGAGCAGGAGGAACTGCTGACCTTATGGAAGTACTCTGTCCGGTAGAGTTCAGCTCTCAGGAAGTCAAAGAGATTACCGAAAAAGTCGGGGGTGCACTTGTCTGGGGTGGAGCCACAAATATAGCGCCTGCCGATGACAAGCTCATAAGGATTGAATACCCTCTCTCCATTGACCCTTACTACCAGATGCTTGCCTCGATTATGGCAAAAAAAGGAGCTATCGGAGCAGACAATGTAGTAATGGACATTCCGGTCGGGCCAAGCACAAAAGTTCCAACTGTTCAGGAGGGACAAAAACTTGCAAGAGACCTGATTAACCTCGGGCACAGGCTTGGAATGAACGTTGAATGTGCAATTACCTATGGTTCGTCTCCGATTGGAAGAAAAGTAGGGCCCTCACTGGAAGTCAGGGAAGCCCTGAAAGTGCTGGAAAGTATGGAAGGCCCGAACAGTCTTATTGAAAAGAGTGCGGCTCTTGCGGGTATCCTGCTTGAGATGGGAGGTGCGGCTCCAAGGGACCGCGGAAAGGAAGTTGCACTGGAAACACTAAGGAGCGGGAAAGCCCTTGAGAAGATGAAACAGATTATTGAGGCCCAGGGTGGAGATCCAAAGATTACCTCGGCTGACATCCAGGTAGGGCAATATACTGCCGACATTCTCGCTTCTGCGGACGGATATGTAATCGAGTTTGACAATAAGTGGATAATTGAAATTGCCAGACTTGCAGGAGCTCCTAATGATAAAGGAGCCGGGGTCGCTATTCACAAGAAAATGGGAGAATCCGTTAAGAAGGGAGATCCTATCCTTACCATCTATGCTGAAAAAGAGTTCAAACTAGATACCGCATTGACAACGGCCCAGAGAACAAACCCGATAGTTGTTGAGGGCATGCTTCTTAAGAGAATTCCCGGAACCTACGGGTTCCAGTAA
- a CDS encoding ACT domain-containing protein codes for MTSSRFIITVIGSDRVGIVARITTVMASFNVNIVDITQTIMQGIFTMIMLAEAPQENFDLAAFQEAMSAEGKSLGVEVKVQHEDAFRFMHRI; via the coding sequence ATGACATCAAGTCGTTTCATAATTACGGTTATAGGCAGCGACCGGGTAGGAATTGTTGCCAGAATCACTACTGTGATGGCAAGTTTCAATGTAAATATTGTTGATATTACTCAGACTATCATGCAGGGTATATTCACCATGATTATGCTTGCAGAAGCTCCACAGGAAAATTTTGACCTTGCGGCTTTCCAGGAGGCTATGAGTGCCGAGGGAAAGAGCCTTGGAGTCGAGGTTAAGGTACAGCACGAAGACGCATTCCGCTTTATGCACAGGATCTGA
- a CDS encoding PFL family protein, with the protein MYINPKEILETIQMIRMEHLDIRTVTMGISLRDCSHPDIEVFNENIYEKITARAKELVRTTNEIQSLYGIPIINKRISVTPIAVAAESCRSPDFVSIAKTMDEAAKDAQVDFIGGFSALVHKGATVGDLKLINSIPEALKDTEKVCSSVNVATTKTGINMDAVGLMGSIIKKTADLTADRDGIGCAKLVVFANAPEDNPFMAGAFHGIGEPECVINVGVSGPGVVNAAIRELENPNLTEISETIKKTAFKITRMGEMVGREVSRRLGVEFGILDLSLAPTPAIGDSVAAILEAMGLERCGAHGTTAALALLNDAVKKGGAMASSSVGGLSGAFIPVSEDAGMIEAVRAGALSLEKLEAMTSVCSVGLDMIAVPGDTPASTLSAIIADEMAIGVINRKTTAVRVIPAPGKGVGDSVEFGGLLGNAPIMPVSDFSSETFVKRGGRIPAPIQSLTN; encoded by the coding sequence ATGTATATAAACCCAAAAGAAATTCTGGAAACAATCCAGATGATCAGGATGGAACATCTCGACATCAGAACCGTAACAATGGGTATCAGCCTGAGGGACTGCAGCCATCCTGATATTGAGGTTTTCAATGAGAATATCTATGAAAAGATAACCGCCCGTGCAAAAGAACTTGTGCGTACAACAAATGAAATCCAGAGCCTCTATGGAATTCCAATAATCAATAAGAGAATCTCAGTAACTCCAATAGCTGTGGCGGCCGAAAGTTGCAGGTCTCCTGATTTCGTTTCCATTGCAAAAACCATGGACGAAGCTGCAAAAGATGCACAGGTAGACTTTATAGGAGGTTTCAGTGCCCTTGTCCACAAAGGAGCAACCGTTGGGGATCTAAAGCTTATAAATTCCATTCCTGAAGCCCTTAAAGACACTGAAAAGGTCTGCTCGTCGGTAAATGTTGCAACCACAAAAACCGGGATTAATATGGATGCAGTTGGCCTGATGGGCAGCATCATTAAAAAGACTGCGGATTTGACTGCGGATAGGGATGGGATAGGTTGTGCCAAGCTTGTAGTCTTTGCAAATGCCCCTGAAGACAATCCCTTTATGGCAGGAGCCTTTCACGGAATCGGTGAACCTGAGTGCGTTATCAACGTTGGGGTCAGTGGGCCTGGCGTTGTGAATGCTGCAATTCGAGAACTTGAAAACCCAAATCTTACGGAAATTTCGGAGACCATCAAAAAGACGGCCTTTAAAATAACCCGCATGGGAGAAATGGTGGGTCGGGAGGTTTCGCGAAGGCTTGGAGTCGAATTCGGGATTCTTGACCTTTCCCTGGCTCCTACACCTGCAATTGGGGACAGTGTTGCTGCGATTCTTGAGGCAATGGGGCTTGAGCGCTGCGGAGCTCACGGAACGACTGCAGCCCTTGCACTTTTGAATGATGCCGTAAAAAAAGGCGGAGCAATGGCTTCCTCCTCAGTAGGAGGCCTGAGTGGGGCTTTTATCCCTGTCAGCGAGGACGCAGGCATGATAGAAGCCGTCAGGGCCGGAGCCCTCAGCCTAGAAAAACTTGAAGCTATGACCAGCGTCTGCTCGGTCGGACTTGATATGATCGCAGTTCCTGGGGATACTCCTGCTTCCACCCTTTCGGCTATTATCGCTGACGAGATGGCCATAGGAGTAATAAATAGAAAAACGACGGCAGTCAGAGTTATCCCAGCTCCTGGAAAAGGAGTTGGAGATTCCGTAGAATTCGGCGGCCTTCTTGGAAATGCCCCTATTATGCCGGTAAGCGATTTCAGTTCCGAGACTTTCGTAAAACGGGGAGGAAGAATCCCGGCTCCTATCCAGTCCCTTACAAACTGA
- a CDS encoding phytoene desaturase family protein, whose amino-acid sequence MKKYDVVVVGAGISGLLAALTLSKHGKKVIVLEKNQHIGGNCNSYMVDGYQVDTGVHAITHLIEGPLKRLMDNYFDFLPVFEDYGHYYIRTENAFLKVPSTLKDFVTFEVLPRKDRLILSQTLTKAFTLSSFGIDLSDQAVYDFLPKSISKDTYDFVDTMSISLSGKSMKETSAQRILYGSNFVRDSITQEQFDAMIGKLESKKTQSTESILASILPYHLHASLHARMTRVTQPFASLERLATNDVNGSQGYPRKGLKSLLDAILYSLPETVEIKTECEVKSILVQDEKVSGVEADEIYNSDLIIYTGFATELPLLIKDLPTEYVKDLKGIVHSKSLTIWLGLEKEFPNFNYTGSEIWFKDFAYWATPISNYDPSLAPKDKQLIGFSFVIDENKSEEHEIKKAYDTIFRAHPNIERYIDMRHEQIMVPEKAAVAINGKFAGIRTPVRNLYVVGTDTDKRSMGITRASYSIIELLKILNEDGNLH is encoded by the coding sequence ATGAAAAAGTATGACGTAGTTGTTGTCGGGGCAGGCATAAGTGGGCTTTTAGCAGCTTTAACGCTTTCTAAACACGGAAAAAAAGTCATTGTTCTTGAAAAAAATCAGCATATTGGAGGAAATTGCAATAGTTACATGGTAGATGGCTATCAGGTAGATACAGGAGTACACGCGATTACCCATCTAATTGAAGGACCTCTGAAGAGGTTGATGGATAATTACTTTGATTTTTTGCCTGTATTTGAGGACTATGGGCATTACTACATTCGGACTGAAAACGCTTTTCTCAAAGTTCCTTCAACCCTGAAAGACTTCGTGACTTTTGAAGTACTTCCGAGAAAAGATAGGCTTATACTCTCTCAGACTCTCACTAAAGCCTTTACACTTTCCTCATTTGGCATAGATCTTTCAGACCAAGCGGTATATGATTTTCTGCCAAAAAGTATTTCAAAGGATACCTATGACTTTGTGGACACGATGTCCATTTCTCTTTCTGGGAAATCTATGAAAGAGACCTCGGCTCAACGTATCCTGTATGGCAGCAATTTTGTCAGGGATAGCATTACCCAGGAACAATTTGATGCTATGATAGGTAAACTGGAATCGAAAAAAACCCAGTCTACAGAATCTATCCTTGCCTCAATCCTTCCGTATCACCTGCATGCTTCTCTTCATGCAAGAATGACCAGGGTTACTCAGCCGTTTGCATCCCTGGAAAGGCTTGCAACAAATGATGTAAACGGTTCTCAGGGCTATCCAAGAAAGGGATTAAAATCCCTGCTAGATGCCATTCTTTACTCCCTTCCGGAAACTGTTGAGATCAAAACGGAATGTGAAGTTAAATCTATTCTTGTACAGGACGAAAAGGTTTCAGGCGTGGAAGCCGATGAAATATATAACTCTGACCTTATTATCTACACAGGTTTTGCAACCGAGCTCCCCCTGCTGATAAAGGATCTTCCCACAGAATATGTTAAAGACCTAAAGGGAATTGTCCACAGTAAAAGCCTGACCATCTGGCTTGGACTGGAAAAAGAGTTTCCCAATTTTAATTATACAGGCTCAGAGATCTGGTTCAAGGATTTCGCCTACTGGGCAACTCCTATAAGTAACTATGACCCCTCGCTTGCTCCAAAGGATAAACAGCTTATTGGATTTTCCTTTGTAATAGATGAAAATAAAAGCGAAGAACACGAGATAAAAAAGGCCTACGATACGATCTTCCGTGCCCATCCAAACATTGAAAGATATATTGATATGCGTCACGAACAGATAATGGTTCCGGAAAAGGCTGCAGTCGCAATTAATGGAAAGTTCGCAGGTATTCGAACTCCTGTTCGGAACCTCTATGTAGTGGGTACAGATACTGACAAGCGCAGCATGGGAATTACCCGGGCTTCGTATTCGATCATAGAGCTGCTGAAGATTCTTAATGAAGATGGGAACCTTCATTAA
- a CDS encoding shikimate kinase, whose translation MNITLIGMAGAGKSTIGRSLAKRLGYTFIDVDHLIRENTGMPLQTLIDKEGDSAFIRFEEEAILSLEQIDRSVISPGGSVIYSEKAMNHLKKISKIIFLDTAFRSIARRLPNARKRGIVGLRDRSLKELFEERKGFYQKYADFSIKLKGRENIQDIDEMIVEICFEEST comes from the coding sequence ATGAACATCACATTAATTGGCATGGCAGGAGCTGGAAAAAGTACTATCGGAAGATCCCTTGCAAAGCGCCTTGGCTATACTTTTATCGATGTGGATCACCTGATAAGGGAAAACACCGGAATGCCTCTCCAGACTCTGATTGATAAAGAAGGAGATTCGGCTTTTATCAGGTTTGAAGAAGAAGCCATTCTCAGTCTCGAGCAGATAGATAGGAGCGTTATTTCACCTGGTGGGAGTGTAATTTATTCCGAAAAAGCCATGAATCATTTGAAAAAAATCTCAAAAATAATCTTTCTGGATACTGCTTTTAGAAGCATTGCCAGAAGGCTTCCTAATGCAAGAAAAAGAGGCATAGTAGGACTCAGGGATAGGAGTTTGAAAGAACTTTTTGAAGAAAGGAAGGGCTTTTATCAGAAATATGCTGATTTTTCAATAAAGCTCAAAGGGAGAGAAAATATTCAGGACATCGATGAAATGATTGTTGAGATATGTTTTGAAGAGAGTACCTGA
- a CDS encoding MoaD/ThiS family protein, translating into MSRKVHITIQAGDISEQTVEVAESATYEELLNTLDINQETVLVLNGGNAVPLDGIVSSDRLTILRVVTGG; encoded by the coding sequence GTGAGTAGAAAAGTACACATAACAATCCAGGCTGGAGATATTTCTGAGCAGACCGTAGAAGTAGCTGAGAGCGCTACCTACGAAGAACTGCTTAATACTTTGGATATAAATCAGGAAACAGTACTTGTATTAAATGGAGGGAATGCTGTTCCTCTTGATGGAATAGTCAGTTCCGATAGACTTACAATCCTCAGAGTTGTCACAGGGGGCTGA
- a CDS encoding HEAT repeat domain-containing protein: MKVIAVLAGIKDERAIQPMIQALKEDPELDADLGYNLGLMGEPAVEPLIQALNDEDSRVRVRAAEALGRIGDKRAVGPLTDALNDKDETVRVFAKIGLKSIESQKKNTLIATYGKEREFYIEDQRREWLDQLNKICDLVRDSMEPYNYPQGPVISYGWSIDNRIRVGILEGSEVNNSTLGDIYNIFDQAGKEIGVADVPVIFSYAEFPVDEELLPKLAEDIEKNEEPVRTENANETEDINETEEDAEDLQSSVSIPGLGVMFVLSELVISALIVNRR, from the coding sequence ATGAAAGTTATTGCAGTTCTTGCTGGAATAAAAGATGAAAGAGCAATTCAGCCTATGATTCAGGCCTTGAAAGAAGACCCCGAACTTGATGCAGATCTGGGTTATAATCTTGGCCTGATGGGCGAACCTGCTGTAGAGCCTTTGATCCAGGCTCTTAACGATGAAGACTCCAGAGTTCGGGTGCGTGCAGCTGAAGCTCTCGGCAGAATTGGAGACAAGCGTGCAGTTGGACCGCTTACAGATGCCCTGAATGATAAGGATGAGACTGTTAGGGTATTTGCAAAAATTGGACTTAAAAGCATTGAGTCTCAAAAGAAAAATACGTTAATTGCCACTTATGGAAAAGAACGCGAATTCTATATTGAAGACCAGAGACGAGAATGGTTAGATCAGCTCAATAAAATCTGCGACCTTGTGAGAGATTCCATGGAACCTTATAATTATCCGCAGGGGCCGGTTATAAGCTATGGCTGGAGCATTGATAACCGTATAAGAGTAGGAATTCTGGAAGGCTCGGAAGTTAACAATTCAACTCTTGGTGATATTTACAATATATTTGACCAGGCAGGAAAAGAGATTGGAGTTGCCGATGTGCCTGTCATATTTAGCTATGCAGAATTTCCTGTAGATGAGGAACTCTTACCGAAGCTAGCAGAAGACATCGAAAAGAATGAAGAACCAGTAAGAACTGAAAATGCTAACGAAACCGAAGATATTAACGAAACTGAAGAAGATGCAGAAGATTTACAGTCGTCAGTTAGTATTCCGGGACTCGGGGTAATGTTTGTTTTGTCAGAGTTAGTGATTTCAGCCCTCATAGTCAACAGGCGCTGA
- a CDS encoding methanogenesis marker 16 metalloprotein, with the protein MNGELDNTETSRTIPEIQDKIDAGDAIVLTAAEISEKIRVGEDIKLEDVDVVTTATRGIMSGTYAVLSFKVSEPDSFVKASEVLLNGVPAVVGPCPNERLGILDLIVLGTAHSKFDPNYGGGHLFREMVEGKNIKVDVTTSEGNHFSVETRLSEITYAKLNATRHAFKNYRAFVNPGKESIKTIFHALPFEGEFKEMTFCGCGELNPIENDPKLETIGIGTRVLLNGADGFVTGAGTRSAPDNPNLTGFADMHEMTPEYMGGFITSAGPEIINTWAVPIPILHEGILENILKLDKEIPLKLVDLAGRIPLCEITYGDVWDNVDLNIKYDPEKCLNCKDCLVIEACPMGAVSRRENGAVHNPKFCFNCGLCISRCRGEAFSANLGSVRCSTGGCLRDIKVTLRQSDRARAIIAAEELKEKILTGRFRLNEPVEKISWRE; encoded by the coding sequence ATGAACGGAGAATTAGATAACACAGAGACGTCCCGGACAATCCCGGAAATCCAGGATAAAATTGATGCCGGAGATGCAATCGTTCTTACGGCTGCGGAAATTAGTGAGAAAATTCGGGTAGGGGAGGATATAAAGCTCGAAGACGTGGATGTTGTAACAACTGCAACACGTGGCATTATGAGTGGAACCTATGCCGTACTTTCGTTCAAAGTATCAGAGCCCGACTCGTTTGTTAAGGCGTCTGAAGTCCTGCTGAACGGCGTGCCGGCAGTTGTTGGTCCCTGCCCTAATGAAAGGCTTGGAATTTTGGACCTGATCGTACTCGGAACCGCTCACAGTAAGTTTGATCCTAATTATGGAGGCGGACACCTTTTCAGGGAGATGGTAGAAGGAAAAAACATTAAAGTTGATGTGACTACCAGTGAAGGAAACCATTTCTCGGTAGAAACGCGGCTATCTGAGATCACCTATGCGAAACTCAATGCAACAAGACATGCCTTTAAGAATTATCGAGCGTTTGTAAATCCCGGAAAAGAGTCTATCAAAACCATCTTTCATGCCCTGCCATTTGAAGGTGAGTTTAAGGAAATGACTTTTTGCGGTTGCGGTGAGTTAAACCCAATTGAAAACGACCCCAAGCTTGAAACTATAGGAATCGGGACAAGGGTACTTCTCAACGGAGCAGACGGATTTGTTACGGGCGCTGGCACTCGAAGCGCTCCGGATAATCCTAACCTTACTGGTTTTGCGGATATGCATGAGATGACCCCTGAGTACATGGGAGGGTTTATAACATCTGCCGGTCCTGAAATTATCAATACATGGGCTGTTCCTATCCCGATTCTTCACGAAGGAATACTGGAAAATATCCTGAAGCTGGATAAGGAAATCCCACTCAAGCTGGTAGACCTGGCAGGGCGAATTCCTCTCTGTGAGATCACCTATGGGGATGTATGGGATAATGTGGACCTGAATATTAAGTACGATCCAGAAAAATGCCTTAATTGTAAGGATTGCCTTGTAATCGAAGCCTGTCCCATGGGTGCGGTAAGCCGGAGAGAAAACGGAGCTGTACACAATCCGAAATTTTGCTTTAACTGCGGACTCTGTATCTCAAGGTGCAGAGGAGAAGCATTCAGTGCAAACCTGGGTTCCGTCAGGTGTTCAACCGGAGGCTGCCTTAGAGATATTAAGGTAACACTGCGTCAGTCCGATCGTGCAAGGGCAATTATAGCTGCCGAAGAACTCAAAGAAAAAATTCTCACAGGAAGATTCAGGCTTAATGAGCCTGTAGAAAAAATAAGCTGGAGAGAGTAA
- a CDS encoding tRNA (cytidine(56)-2'-O)-methyltransferase: MKRIVLLRLGHRPERDKRITTHVGLTARLLGAEGMLLASNDPGIIATLEDVVSRWGGNFYIKNNVNYKQEIKEWKAAGGKVCHLSMYGINLPDVTDELKSCDKLMIVVGAEKVPPEIYQLADWNVAVGSQPHSEVAAVAITLDRIADGEPLKREFKNAELTIVPAERGKKVIENLRD; encoded by the coding sequence ATGAAAAGAATTGTTTTGCTGCGTCTGGGGCACCGCCCTGAAAGGGATAAAAGAATCACCACCCATGTAGGCTTAACTGCCCGGCTGCTCGGTGCAGAAGGTATGCTCCTTGCCTCAAATGACCCCGGAATAATAGCAACTCTTGAAGATGTTGTCAGCCGCTGGGGCGGAAATTTCTATATTAAGAATAATGTCAATTATAAGCAGGAAATCAAGGAATGGAAAGCCGCCGGTGGAAAAGTCTGCCATCTTTCAATGTATGGGATCAATCTTCCCGATGTCACGGACGAGCTTAAAAGCTGTGATAAGCTTATGATCGTGGTAGGAGCAGAAAAGGTGCCTCCGGAAATATATCAGCTTGCGGACTGGAATGTTGCAGTTGGAAGCCAGCCCCATTCCGAGGTTGCAGCGGTTGCAATTACTCTGGACAGGATTGCAGACGGCGAGCCACTTAAAAGAGAATTCAAAAATGCTGAGCTGACAATTGTACCAGCAGAAAGGGGTAAAAAGGTTATAGAAAATCTTAGGGATTAA
- a CDS encoding HEAT repeat domain-containing protein — MGIEKLNIHLIFFALVILQLSIFSVVNVASAASDEQDIEALIENFNAQDVDVKADSVKVPVAAGEPAVGPLIQTLDSKDPEIRENAAINLGKIKDERAIDPLVKLLTDEEWEVESAATNALVEIGKPAIEPLIKILQE, encoded by the coding sequence ATGGGGATTGAAAAGTTAAATATTCATCTTATATTTTTTGCATTGGTTATTCTCCAGTTATCTATATTTTCTGTTGTTAATGTAGCCAGTGCTGCTTCAGATGAGCAGGATATTGAGGCCTTAATTGAGAATTTCAACGCACAGGATGTAGATGTCAAAGCTGACTCCGTAAAAGTTCCGGTCGCAGCCGGAGAGCCCGCAGTAGGACCTTTAATACAGACACTGGATTCCAAAGACCCGGAAATTCGTGAAAACGCGGCTATTAATCTTGGTAAGATCAAAGATGAAAGAGCTATAGATCCGCTCGTCAAATTGTTGACGGATGAAGAGTGGGAAGTTGAAAGTGCTGCAACCAATGCTCTTGTTGAAATCGGAAAACCTGCTATAGAGCCACTAATTAAGATCTTGCAGGAATAA